A stretch of Lentibacillus sp. JNUCC-1 DNA encodes these proteins:
- a CDS encoding adenine deaminase C-terminal domain-containing protein, translating into MLEKNFHWRNTEMRKHVAVVDGKRAPSLVLKDAVYLNAYTKKWTEAHIWIDGDRIIYVGSEWPANTDGTEIVDCTDQYLVPGYVEPHAHPFQLYNPETLARQAAAYGTTTLVNDNLMWHFLLNKKKAFSLLDAFQSLPVSMYWWARLDSQTALQDEESLFNTKDILSWLAHPAVIQGGELTAWPSLLDGDDILLYWIQEAKRKGKPVEGHLAGASEKTLTKMKLLGVDGEHEAISGEDVFKRLELGYNVGMRYSSIRPDLPQILEELLAKGLTNFENTTMTTDGSTPNFYEQGLMNICIDIAIQKGVPVEEAYQMATFNPARHFGLHDQIGSITPGRIAHINFLEAKDNPHPKRVLAKGKWVAEDGVFLKERQIDWEQHGLGPAELSWDIDESDLQFSIPVGLKMLNDVIIEPYAIEVDVSLEQLPINNDDAFLVLLDKHGEWRVNTTIKGFTKELGAIVSSYSTTGDIVLIGKNKQDMRTAFQRMKALGGGIVAVHNGDILTEMPLTLGGAMYNGSMADLIAKEKELREILVQHGYPFSDPIYSILFLSSTHLPYIRITQQGIIDVKKREVLFPAIMR; encoded by the coding sequence ATGTTGGAAAAAAACTTTCACTGGCGCAATACTGAAATGCGTAAACATGTGGCAGTTGTGGACGGGAAACGTGCTCCGTCATTGGTTTTGAAAGATGCTGTATACTTAAACGCGTATACAAAAAAATGGACGGAAGCGCATATATGGATTGATGGGGATCGGATTATTTATGTTGGAAGCGAATGGCCGGCAAACACAGACGGAACAGAAATTGTGGACTGTACAGACCAATACCTCGTGCCAGGCTATGTAGAACCGCACGCACATCCTTTTCAGCTTTATAATCCAGAGACGCTCGCACGTCAAGCGGCCGCTTATGGGACAACGACACTTGTCAACGACAACCTTATGTGGCATTTTTTATTAAATAAAAAGAAAGCGTTTTCCCTATTGGACGCATTCCAGAGTCTGCCTGTATCAATGTACTGGTGGGCTCGATTGGACTCGCAGACTGCTCTGCAGGACGAAGAATCCTTGTTTAATACGAAAGACATTTTGTCATGGCTTGCACATCCTGCTGTCATTCAGGGTGGCGAACTGACAGCTTGGCCGAGTCTTCTGGATGGGGACGATATTTTATTATACTGGATACAGGAAGCGAAACGGAAAGGCAAGCCTGTCGAAGGTCATTTAGCCGGGGCTTCAGAAAAGACATTGACGAAAATGAAACTGCTGGGCGTGGATGGTGAGCATGAAGCGATATCAGGAGAGGATGTCTTCAAACGTTTGGAGCTTGGGTACAATGTTGGTATGCGCTATTCATCCATCAGGCCGGATCTGCCGCAAATACTGGAGGAGCTGCTGGCCAAGGGGCTGACCAATTTTGAAAATACGACGATGACTACAGATGGATCTACACCGAATTTTTATGAGCAAGGTCTTATGAATATTTGTATTGATATTGCCATCCAGAAGGGTGTGCCGGTTGAAGAAGCGTATCAGATGGCGACGTTCAATCCGGCCCGGCATTTTGGGTTGCATGATCAAATTGGCAGCATTACCCCGGGAAGGATTGCCCACATCAATTTCTTGGAGGCGAAAGACAATCCGCATCCGAAGCGTGTTTTAGCGAAAGGCAAATGGGTGGCAGAAGACGGTGTTTTCCTGAAAGAACGACAGATCGATTGGGAGCAGCATGGTCTGGGCCCTGCCGAACTGAGTTGGGATATTGATGAAAGTGATCTGCAATTTTCGATTCCGGTGGGATTGAAAATGCTGAACGATGTGATCATTGAACCGTATGCAATTGAAGTGGATGTATCGCTGGAACAGCTTCCGATCAACAATGATGATGCATTTCTTGTACTGCTCGACAAACATGGGGAGTGGCGTGTGAATACAACCATTAAAGGCTTTACAAAAGAGCTTGGGGCAATTGTGAGCTCTTACTCGACAACGGGCGATATCGTTTTGATCGGGAAGAATAAACAAGACATGCGGACAGCTTTTCAGCGTATGAAGGCACTTGGAGGTGGCATTGTCGCCGTGCATAACGGCGATATTTTAACAGAAATGCCCCTTACGCTCGGTGGTGCGATGTACAACGGCAGCATGGCTGATTTAATTGCTAAAGAAAAGGAACTGCGTGAGATATTGGTTCAACACGGTTATCCATTTTCAGATCCGATCTACAGCATTCTGTTCTTGTCTTCCACCCACCTGCCTTATATTCGGATCACTCAGCAGGGCATTATTGATGTAAAAAAACGGGAAGTCCTCTTCCCAGCCATCATGAGATAG
- a CDS encoding DUF3048 domain-containing protein, with the protein MKQHWRIWTVVLLVLLTLTACSENEETKEAEPNKTKDSGVTTKEPPEEEAGYDNVYPFTGIGTNETVNNRAVGVMINNHTKARPQSGLSKADIVFEILAEGKITRFLALFQSQEPEVVGPVRSAREYYFNLADSYDALYVYHGAAGFIDNMIQKRGIEHLNGAIYDNDQHLFKRESFRKAPHNSYLLFNAVDDVAASKGYATEHDYEPLPFLDEAASGEIPGDQADHVEIVYSNTPMEIVEFDYQSEEGTYTRFNDREQTVELNDETPISVENVFIVEAPHQIIDDAGRRAIDLDSGGNAFLIQKGKIQRIQWENRSGRLIPVKDGNPVGFVPGQTWVNVVPANPGIEQSVHISNE; encoded by the coding sequence ATGAAACAACATTGGCGCATATGGACCGTCGTTCTGCTCGTTTTGCTTACGCTTACTGCATGTTCTGAAAATGAAGAAACAAAAGAAGCCGAACCGAATAAAACAAAGGACAGTGGTGTGACAACCAAAGAGCCGCCTGAAGAGGAAGCGGGTTATGACAATGTCTATCCTTTTACAGGCATTGGTACGAATGAAACTGTTAACAATCGGGCGGTCGGTGTCATGATTAACAACCACACCAAAGCGCGTCCGCAATCAGGGTTGTCCAAGGCTGATATTGTGTTTGAGATTCTGGCTGAAGGAAAAATCACACGTTTTCTTGCCCTTTTCCAAAGTCAGGAGCCTGAGGTGGTTGGACCTGTGCGCAGTGCGCGGGAATATTACTTCAACCTGGCTGACAGCTATGATGCTCTGTACGTTTACCATGGTGCGGCTGGCTTTATAGACAATATGATTCAAAAGAGGGGTATTGAACATTTGAACGGTGCGATCTATGATAACGATCAGCATTTGTTTAAACGGGAAAGTTTCCGCAAAGCCCCGCACAATTCGTATTTACTCTTTAATGCGGTGGATGATGTGGCCGCTTCTAAAGGGTATGCGACTGAGCATGACTATGAGCCGCTGCCTTTTCTTGATGAAGCAGCTTCAGGTGAAATCCCTGGGGATCAAGCTGACCATGTAGAGATTGTTTACTCCAATACCCCGATGGAAATTGTAGAATTTGACTATCAGTCAGAAGAAGGCACATATACCCGTTTTAATGACCGCGAACAAACAGTTGAATTGAACGATGAAACACCCATTTCCGTGGAAAACGTCTTTATCGTAGAAGCCCCGCATCAGATCATCGATGACGCAGGCCGCCGAGCCATTGATCTGGATTCAGGCGGCAACGCTTTTTTAATCCAAAAGGGCAAAATACAGCGAATTCAGTGGGAAAACCGCTCAGGGCGTCTTATTCCAGTTAAGGACGGCAATCCAGTTGGCTTTGTTCCTGGACAAACATGGGTCAATGTCGTTCCGGCCAACCCAGGCATTGAACAATCGGTGCATATTTCAAACGAATAA
- a CDS encoding YerC/YecD family TrpR-related protein — MQIDKLRGEQLDQLFEAILSLETKDECYRFFDDLATMNEIHSLTQRFQVAKMLSEGQTYQAIEDQTKASTATISRVRRCLNYGSGGYEMTLERMEK; from the coding sequence ATGCAAATTGATAAACTGCGCGGTGAACAACTCGATCAGTTATTTGAAGCCATCCTGTCCCTTGAAACGAAAGACGAGTGCTATCGTTTCTTTGATGACTTAGCCACCATGAACGAAATCCATTCATTGACTCAACGCTTTCAAGTGGCAAAAATGCTTTCAGAAGGCCAAACCTATCAAGCGATAGAGGATCAGACCAAAGCTTCAACCGCAACCATCTCCAGAGTACGCAGATGCCTCAACTACGGCAGCGGCGGCTATGAGATGACGCTTGAGAGAATGGAAAAGTAA
- a CDS encoding CalY family protein yields MSIKKKLGMGIATAILGVSLVGGGTFAYFSDEEVSNNTFAAGTLDLAVNPTTIIDVDNLKPGDWMNRTFKLENNGSLDISEVFIHTDYTVNDYHGDNTEDMGKHIRVNFLKNEDKNGVLQPEENVIVSRTLAELQGDMPDAVKNQIWAWFGWGDEASGMKAGTSDDLYVEFEFVDNNNDQNMFQKDSLELKWTFEAHQTDGESR; encoded by the coding sequence ATGAGTATTAAGAAAAAGTTAGGTATGGGCATTGCAACGGCAATATTGGGTGTCAGCTTGGTTGGCGGTGGAACGTTTGCTTATTTCAGTGATGAAGAAGTTTCAAACAATACTTTTGCAGCGGGAACATTGGATTTGGCTGTGAATCCAACAACTATAATTGATGTTGACAACCTTAAACCGGGTGACTGGATGAACCGTACATTTAAATTGGAGAACAATGGATCACTTGATATCTCTGAAGTGTTCATTCACACAGACTATACAGTCAATGATTATCATGGCGATAATACAGAGGATATGGGTAAACATATTCGTGTTAACTTTCTGAAAAACGAAGATAAAAATGGTGTTCTTCAACCAGAAGAAAATGTCATTGTATCAAGAACATTGGCTGAGCTGCAAGGCGACATGCCAGATGCTGTCAAAAACCAGATCTGGGCTTGGTTTGGCTGGGGAGATGAAGCGAGTGGCATGAAGGCGGGTACTTCTGATGACCTTTATGTCGAGTTCGAATTTGTGGACAATAATAATGATCAAAACATGTTCCAGAAAGATTCACTGGAACTTAAGTGGACATTCGAAGCACATCAAACAGATGGTGAAAGCAGATAA
- the tapA gene encoding amyloid fiber anchoring/assembly protein TapA, translating into MRSKRVIKFGKKNRLLIILMKTSFIFYLVLFTAGYMISSTTAHFSSTTQISQQVATGTWSIWDGSDLAFTEVIDQAEVSCPAEITTVISNKGEGAMEDTSLYEVYYSETGNPQEDGAAVALNAGEGIIDVLEAGEMAELTYETDQPGFYQFVIHQREDHPRDAQVWSEKIEVICETEPEPEEEEPPATETDKQENETDEEPEKAKQKEKQPEQPEAEGETDHSEEIEGEPEKKQKTKETNSEQDSAKDEAKKEKPSNDDKKREQKSPGTKSDQSEQTEEPAGVKEEEPS; encoded by the coding sequence ATGCGGAGTAAACGCGTTATTAAATTCGGAAAGAAAAATCGTCTGTTGATCATTCTAATGAAAACAAGCTTCATTTTCTATCTGGTCTTATTCACAGCGGGTTACATGATTTCAAGTACGACTGCCCACTTCTCCAGCACAACACAGATCAGCCAGCAGGTCGCGACTGGGACATGGAGCATATGGGATGGAAGTGATCTGGCATTCACTGAGGTGATTGATCAAGCTGAGGTTTCTTGTCCAGCGGAGATCACAACCGTGATCTCTAACAAGGGTGAGGGGGCTATGGAAGACACAAGCTTATATGAGGTGTATTATTCCGAAACCGGGAATCCGCAAGAAGATGGAGCAGCGGTAGCACTTAATGCGGGTGAAGGGATCATTGATGTTCTCGAAGCTGGTGAGATGGCTGAGCTTACATATGAGACAGATCAACCCGGCTTTTACCAGTTCGTTATTCATCAGCGTGAAGATCATCCTAGAGATGCACAGGTCTGGAGCGAAAAGATTGAAGTCATCTGTGAAACCGAGCCAGAACCTGAGGAAGAAGAACCACCAGCCACTGAAACTGACAAACAGGAAAACGAAACAGATGAAGAGCCTGAAAAAGCAAAGCAAAAAGAAAAACAACCAGAACAGCCTGAGGCAGAAGGGGAAACAGACCACTCAGAAGAGATAGAAGGAGAACCTGAAAAGAAGCAGAAAACCAAGGAAACAAACTCAGAGCAAGATTCAGCTAAAGATGAGGCTAAAAAGGAAAAACCATCAAATGACGATAAAAAGAGAGAGCAAAAGTCACCAGGCACTAAATCAGACCAATCAGAACAAACTGAGGAGCCTGCTGGTGTGAAAGAGGAGGAACCATCTTGA
- the sipW gene encoding signal peptidase I SipW, which yields MKKRKVMKWVNNIVTTVLFVLLISVATMVMVTKISGGEPEMFGYQLKTVLSGSMEPGIQTGSIIAVKPGGDMTRFKANDVITFQEEDGKLITHRITEVQNSGDHVMYRTKGDNNNAEDSSPVLSGNVVAEYTGFTVPYVGYLVNAIQTKNGAFFMLIPGILMLIYSGFVIWKALSELELKQKRNQESS from the coding sequence ATGAAAAAGCGGAAAGTGATGAAATGGGTCAATAATATTGTAACAACTGTATTGTTTGTGCTGCTCATCAGTGTCGCCACCATGGTGATGGTGACCAAGATTTCGGGCGGAGAGCCTGAAATGTTCGGCTATCAGCTTAAGACTGTTTTGTCAGGATCCATGGAGCCCGGTATTCAAACAGGATCAATCATTGCTGTCAAGCCTGGCGGCGATATGACACGATTCAAAGCGAATGACGTTATCACGTTTCAGGAAGAAGACGGTAAGCTGATCACCCACCGCATAACAGAAGTTCAAAACAGTGGTGACCATGTGATGTACCGGACCAAAGGCGACAACAATAATGCTGAAGATTCCAGCCCGGTATTATCCGGAAATGTGGTAGCAGAATACACGGGATTCACCGTTCCTTATGTTGGTTACCTTGTCAACGCCATTCAAACGAAGAACGGCGCATTCTTTATGCTGATCCCTGGTATCCTGATGTTGATTTACTCCGGATTCGTTATCTGGAAAGCGTTATCGGAACTTGAATTGAAACAAAAAAGAAACCAGGAATCATCTTAA
- a CDS encoding LPXTG cell wall anchor domain-containing protein, which yields MKNILSVCTMLALGICVLMLPGHTAFAETEESRDVVLDLSPSGSLFNIENMKPGDWAPRTVTVENNGSQNFSYTMQLKNQPSDLLFDELWLEIKQDTDELYNGKLADFSKVTGSLQSKSQETLDVTIRFPEHLGNEFQGLNTSFSFVLKAEGDAIASGTDTAYIDGMIDSGTSGFKLPYTATSMFMFLLAGLLTLAAGLFIAVYQRKRALKAG from the coding sequence TTGAAAAACATCTTATCGGTATGCACGATGCTGGCATTAGGGATCTGTGTTTTGATGCTGCCGGGACATACAGCTTTTGCGGAGACGGAAGAGAGCAGAGATGTTGTGCTGGACCTTTCTCCCAGTGGCTCTCTATTTAATATTGAAAATATGAAACCTGGTGATTGGGCGCCGAGAACAGTGACGGTTGAAAACAACGGATCTCAGAATTTCAGTTATACCATGCAGCTGAAAAATCAGCCATCAGATTTGTTGTTTGATGAATTATGGCTTGAAATTAAACAAGACACAGATGAATTGTACAATGGAAAACTCGCGGATTTTTCAAAGGTTACGGGCAGCTTGCAGTCAAAATCACAGGAAACGCTGGATGTCACCATCCGCTTTCCGGAACATTTGGGAAATGAATTTCAGGGCCTTAACACTTCCTTTTCTTTTGTCCTTAAAGCAGAAGGAGATGCCATAGCAAGCGGAACAGATACCGCCTACATTGATGGTATGATCGACAGCGGCACATCTGGTTTTAAACTGCCGTACACAGCAACATCCATGTTCATGTTTTTACTGGCAGGTCTTTTGACCCTGGCAGCTGGTCTGTTCATAGCAGTCTATCAGAGGAAAAGAGCCCTCAAAGCGGGTTAA
- a CDS encoding anti-repressor SinI family protein has translation MEKVTYKHVYDEEWVELLREAKAFGLTPKEVRAFLNRDKEPQDIIC, from the coding sequence GTGGAAAAGGTAACTTACAAACATGTATACGATGAAGAATGGGTCGAGCTGTTAAGGGAAGCCAAAGCGTTCGGGCTGACGCCCAAGGAAGTGAGGGCATTTCTGAACCGTGACAAAGAACCACAAGATATTATATGTTAA
- a CDS encoding heptaprenylglyceryl phosphate synthase: MNEWKHIFKLDPAKEISDEALDAVCESGTDAVIVGGTDDVTLDGVLDLLSRIRRHTVPCILEISNVESVTPGFDYYFIPMVMNSQDKKWMMDVQHEAIKTFKPMMNWEEIMMEGYCILNEDAKAFTHTNCLMPDEDDVLTYAYMAERMFRLPIFYMEYSGTYGDPGLVERVSNELDETLLVYGGGIITPEQAQEMKTYADIVVVGNSLYTNLKQALKTVKAVQGMS, from the coding sequence ATGAATGAGTGGAAACATATATTTAAGCTGGATCCGGCGAAAGAGATTTCGGATGAAGCGCTGGATGCGGTGTGTGAATCGGGCACTGATGCGGTCATTGTTGGCGGAACAGATGATGTGACGCTTGATGGTGTGCTTGATTTGCTGTCGCGCATTCGCCGTCACACTGTGCCGTGCATTCTGGAAATATCCAATGTCGAATCAGTGACACCGGGCTTTGATTACTATTTCATCCCGATGGTGATGAACAGCCAAGATAAGAAATGGATGATGGATGTTCAGCACGAAGCGATTAAAACGTTCAAGCCGATGATGAACTGGGAAGAGATTATGATGGAAGGCTACTGTATTTTAAATGAAGATGCAAAAGCCTTCACACATACGAACTGTCTGATGCCGGATGAAGACGATGTTCTGACCTATGCTTATATGGCAGAGCGGATGTTTCGTTTGCCGATTTTTTACATGGAGTACAGTGGTACATATGGGGATCCCGGTCTGGTGGAGCGGGTCAGCAATGAATTGGATGAAACCCTTTTGGTCTATGGGGGAGGAATTATAACACCAGAGCAGGCACAAGAGATGAAGACCTATGCAGATATCGTCGTGGTCGGCAACAGTTTATACACGAATTTAAAACAGGCCCTTAAAACGGTTAAAGCCGTTCAGGGTATGTCATAA
- the ligA gene encoding NAD-dependent DNA ligase LigA: MNKQDAEKEINHLRELLRQYNHDYFVLDDPSVTDAEYDQTMRRLLDLEAEYPDLVTPDSPSQRVGAEPVDAFEKVQHRVPMLSLGNAFNEQELRDFDRRVRQGVDSDITYVCELKIDGLAVSLTYENGQFVRGATRGDGTTGEDITSNLRTIRSIPLKVKDQTTIEVRGEAFMPHKSFLGLNKDRDERGEEPFANPRNAAAGSLRQLDPKIAARRNLDIFLYGVGEWEDGELEAHSERLDYLKSLGFKTNPEWKKCATIDDVIDYVNKWTVERPELNYEIDGIVIKVDNLEQQETLGYTARSPRWAIAYKFPAEEAVTTLTGIELSVGRTGVVTPTAILTPVKVAGTTVQRASLHNADFIEEKDIRIGDAVAIKKAGDIIPEVIRVIMEKRAEDAEPYAMPDDCPACGSELVHLEDEVALRCINPDCPAQLQEGLIHFVSRDAMNIDGLGEKVIAQLFKEKLVQTISDIYRLQKPSLLELERMGEKSATNLLNAIEVSKNNSLEKLLFGLGIRFIGAKAAKTLAAHFRTMDALSEATYDDLVAVDEIGEKMADSVVRYFAEPHVTELLEDLKQLDVNMIYKGPELSAPEADSPFNDKTVVLTGKLENYTRNELKETIEAMGGSVTGSVSANTDIVIAGEAAGSKYEKARELGIDIWDETKLQDVLNA, translated from the coding sequence ATGAACAAACAAGATGCAGAAAAAGAAATCAATCATTTGCGGGAGTTGCTTAGACAGTATAACCATGATTACTTTGTGCTGGACGATCCATCAGTAACTGACGCAGAATATGATCAAACCATGCGCCGGCTGCTTGATCTGGAAGCGGAATACCCGGACCTCGTCACACCGGATTCACCTTCCCAGCGTGTGGGTGCGGAGCCAGTTGACGCGTTTGAAAAAGTACAGCACCGTGTGCCGATGCTCAGCCTCGGCAATGCCTTTAACGAACAGGAACTCAGGGATTTTGACCGCCGTGTCCGCCAGGGTGTCGATTCAGACATCACCTATGTCTGTGAATTGAAGATTGACGGGCTGGCAGTGTCTCTGACATATGAAAATGGACAATTCGTCCGCGGGGCAACACGAGGAGACGGCACAACAGGTGAAGATATAACAAGCAACCTGCGCACGATCCGGTCGATACCGCTAAAAGTCAAGGATCAGACAACGATAGAAGTGCGCGGTGAAGCGTTTATGCCGCACAAGTCTTTTCTAGGCCTGAACAAAGATCGGGATGAACGCGGTGAAGAGCCGTTTGCGAATCCGCGTAATGCGGCAGCGGGATCTCTGCGTCAGCTTGATCCGAAAATTGCTGCCCGCCGCAATCTGGATATCTTCTTATATGGTGTAGGCGAATGGGAAGACGGTGAGCTCGAAGCACACAGTGAACGACTGGATTATTTAAAGTCACTCGGATTTAAAACCAATCCCGAATGGAAGAAATGTGCCACCATTGATGACGTCATTGATTATGTGAACAAATGGACGGTCGAACGCCCAGAGCTCAATTATGAAATTGATGGCATTGTGATTAAAGTTGACAATCTTGAACAGCAGGAGACATTGGGCTACACTGCCCGCAGCCCGCGCTGGGCGATTGCTTATAAATTCCCTGCTGAGGAAGCTGTGACCACTCTGACTGGCATTGAACTGAGTGTGGGACGCACCGGTGTCGTGACCCCAACAGCGATTTTGACCCCTGTCAAAGTTGCAGGGACGACTGTGCAGCGGGCGTCACTGCATAATGCTGATTTTATCGAGGAAAAAGACATCCGGATTGGGGATGCTGTTGCGATTAAAAAAGCAGGCGACATTATTCCGGAAGTCATTCGTGTGATTATGGAAAAACGTGCGGAAGATGCTGAACCCTACGCCATGCCTGATGACTGTCCAGCATGCGGCAGTGAGCTGGTTCATCTGGAAGATGAGGTTGCACTCCGCTGCATCAACCCGGATTGTCCGGCCCAACTTCAGGAAGGGCTCATCCATTTTGTCTCAAGGGATGCCATGAATATAGACGGACTGGGTGAGAAGGTCATTGCACAGCTTTTCAAAGAGAAGCTTGTTCAAACCATATCCGATATTTATCGGCTACAAAAACCTTCCTTATTGGAGCTGGAGCGGATGGGCGAAAAATCAGCCACAAACCTATTGAATGCCATCGAAGTGTCCAAAAATAATTCTTTGGAAAAATTGCTTTTTGGCCTCGGGATCCGTTTTATTGGCGCCAAAGCCGCAAAGACCCTTGCTGCACATTTTCGGACAATGGATGCTCTTTCGGAGGCAACTTACGATGACTTGGTTGCTGTCGATGAAATCGGAGAAAAAATGGCGGATTCAGTCGTACGCTATTTTGCCGAGCCACATGTAACAGAATTGCTTGAAGATCTGAAACAGCTGGACGTCAATATGATCTATAAAGGGCCTGAGCTCAGTGCGCCTGAAGCTGATTCACCTTTTAATGACAAAACAGTTGTTCTGACCGGGAAACTGGAGAATTACACACGGAATGAGCTTAAGGAAACAATCGAAGCTATGGGCGGATCTGTCACAGGCAGTGTGAGTGCGAACACTGATATTGTCATTGCCGGAGAAGCAGCCGGATCAAAATATGAGAAAGCACGTGAATTAGGGATCGACATTTGGGACGAGACGAAACTCCAAGACGTCCTGAATGCATAG
- a CDS encoding CamS family sex pheromone protein, translating into MKKLAIGIMSLFLVVTGCVPNMNQEEEVVEKEDEPKEEPSIVTSYQLNEENYRTILPYKTSAARGVITDQVANRVDIDEMEEGLKRLSKSHFDPEKYFFREGQYLSNVKTLIDQLNPDKDPFDDKEDVSLKAKADYQKENPRYLSHILEQNFLKKNEDNTVEVVGVSIALALKSVYHFTVDGHQYSKKLDKKKALQAGKEDAQAILEELRKNEELQNVPIMIALYQEEDQASPVPGNYEAVTYAEPPGRMVGDWEQVKEENILFPSKEAEEKYFDDYQMMKRFGEGIAEFFPNYVGYVGKGFYIDENLKQLNIEIPIEFYGKGESVGFTQYVYGLVKETFGTQYDLQIEVTSENRTESLIYRKAGEDEPNVYITN; encoded by the coding sequence ATGAAAAAACTCGCAATCGGCATCATGAGCCTGTTCCTTGTTGTGACAGGCTGTGTACCGAATATGAATCAAGAAGAGGAAGTCGTGGAAAAAGAGGATGAACCAAAGGAAGAACCATCGATCGTTACAAGTTACCAGTTAAACGAAGAAAACTACCGGACCATTTTGCCATACAAAACAAGCGCGGCGCGTGGTGTGATTACAGATCAGGTAGCCAATCGTGTCGATATTGATGAAATGGAAGAAGGGCTCAAGCGGCTTTCCAAATCACACTTTGATCCGGAGAAGTACTTTTTTAGAGAAGGACAGTACTTGTCAAATGTCAAAACATTAATTGACCAATTGAACCCGGATAAAGACCCATTTGACGATAAAGAAGATGTAAGTCTTAAAGCGAAGGCAGATTATCAGAAAGAAAACCCACGCTATTTGTCTCATATTCTGGAGCAAAACTTTCTAAAGAAAAATGAAGATAATACTGTAGAAGTCGTTGGTGTATCAATCGCCCTCGCCCTAAAGTCTGTCTACCATTTTACAGTCGATGGTCACCAATACTCCAAAAAGCTGGATAAGAAAAAAGCACTTCAGGCCGGAAAAGAAGACGCCCAAGCCATTCTTGAAGAATTGCGCAAAAACGAAGAACTTCAAAACGTACCAATCATGATTGCTTTGTACCAAGAAGAAGACCAGGCCTCACCTGTACCGGGAAACTACGAAGCCGTTACCTATGCTGAGCCGCCCGGAAGAATGGTTGGGGATTGGGAACAGGTCAAGGAAGAAAATATTTTATTCCCTTCCAAAGAAGCTGAGGAAAAATATTTTGATGATTATCAAATGATGAAGCGTTTTGGCGAGGGCATTGCTGAATTCTTCCCAAACTATGTCGGATATGTCGGTAAAGGGTTTTATATCGATGAGAATCTAAAACAGTTGAATATCGAAATACCAATCGAGTTTTACGGCAAAGGTGAAAGTGTTGGGTTCACCCAATACGTATATGGACTTGTTAAAGAAACATTCGGCACACAGTATGATTTGCAAATTGAAGTCACATCAGAAAATCGAACAGAAAGTCTCATTTACCGAAAAGCAGGTGAAGATGAACCAAACGTATATATTACCAATTGA